The following is a genomic window from Bacillus sp. FJAT-52991.
GGCTGCTCCAGCGCGCAAATCGCTCGCCTTCACTTTCGCCCCTTGAAGTTGCACAGGGCCATTAATGACGGCCGAGCGTCCTTCCACTTTCATGTTGGCATTCATTCGGCGCAATTCATCCACATGTTTAAAACGAGCAGAATAAATCGTATCAGTGACAATAGCTGATCCTTCTGCCTTGGTTAATAGAGAGGTAAAAGGTTGTTGGAGATCCGTTGGAAAACCCGGATAAACCAGGGTTTTAATGTCTACCGCTTTTAATTGATCCGCTTTTCCAACAAAAATTTTATCGTCAGCCATTTCAATTGGGACGTTCATTTCTCGTAGCTTCGCTGTTAAAGATTCTAAATGAAGAGGAATGACATTGTCTATTACAATTCCATCACCGGCAGCTGCGGCAAGAATCATAAATGTACCGGCTTCAATACGATCGGGGATAATCGTATGACGGCAACCATTTAAGTGTTCAACTCCATCAATCCGAATAATATCTGTGCCTGCTCCTTTAATTTTTGCTCCCATATTGTTTAACAATGTGGCTACATCAATAATTTCCGGCTCTTTTGCCGCGTTTTCAATCACGGTTCGTCCTTTTGCTTTGACTGCAGCCAGCATAATATTAATGGTGGCACCTACACTGACTACGTCTAAATAAATTCTCGCACCACGGAGTTCTTTCGCTCGCAAGTAAATCGCACCTTGCTCGTTCGTGACTTCCGCTCCAAGCGCTTCAAACCCTTTAATATGCTGATCGATCGGACGAGGTCCTAAATGACAGCCTCCCGGAAGGCCAATGACCGCTTTCTTAAACTTTCCGAGCATGGCACCCATCAAATAATAGGAAGCTCTGAGCTTTTTGACGCGGCCATTCGGAAGCGGCATCGCAATCATATTGGTAGGATCGACTTGCATTTCGCCATCCTTAAAGGTGACTTCACCACCAATTTCCTCTAGTAATCCCTTCAGCATATGAATATCCGATATATCTGGCAGCCCTTCAATTGTGACTGGAGACTCCGCCAAAATGGTTGCAGGGACAAGAGCAACCGCACTGTTCTTCGCTCCGTCGACCTTGATCGTTCCTTTTAATGGACGGCCTCCTACAATTTTCAGCTTTTCCATGTTTGACTCCCTTCTTTCACGCACTGACTAAGCATCGAAAAGGAATAACACCTAGATGTTTTTACAGCAAATTTTAATGGTTAATAGTTTATCCCAATATAGGTAAATCATGTAATAAATATTGATTATTTTGCTTTTCGTTGTTCCCAATCAGCAAGGAAAGCATCAATTCCTTTATCTGTTAATGGATGTTTGAACATTTGTTGTAGCACTTTAAACGGAATAGTAGAAATATGTGCACCACGAAGAGCGGCTTCTGTGACATGCTGTGGATGGCGAATGGATGCGGCAATAATTTCTGTTTCAATCCCATGAATTGTGAAGATATCAGCAATTTGTTCAATGAGATCTAATCCATTAGTGCCAATGTCATCAAGACGCCCTAAAAACGGAGATACATAAGTAGCACCTGCACGAGCGGCTAATAATGCTTGATTTGCACTGAAAATCAATGTCACATTTGTTTTAATACCTTCTTTAGCAAAAATGGCTACCGCCTTTAATCCTTCTGGTGTCATCGGTACTTTCACAGTAATATTCGGAGCAATTTTTGCTAGTTCACGACCCTCTTCGACCATTCCCTCTGCATCAAGAGCAATGACTTCAGCGCTGACAGAATCACTAACTAAGTCTGTAATTTCACGAAGACGATCATGAAATGGCACATCTTCCTTCGCAACTAAAGAAGGGTTCGTTGTTACTCCTGATAAAATCCCCCATGAATGGGCTTCTTTAATCTCTTCCATATTAGCTGTATCGATAAATAACTTCATAATTAAACTCTCCTTTGTATAAACGAATAGGGTCATTCATTTTTTGTTAAAAAAATATGCACGGAAACCGCCTTACTAAATAAGGCGGTTTCAATGGTACTTTTGATGTGTTTTTTACGCTTTACCTGAAGAACCGAACTCACGCATTTTGCCTTTAACTGTTTCTTTAATCGTGTCACGTGCAGGCCCTAAATATTTGCGCGGATCATATAGATCTGGTTTTTCAGCCAATACTTCGCGAACCGTTTTCGCAGAAGCAATTTGGTTTTCAGTGTTAACATTAATTTTTGCTGTTCCTAAAGAGATCGCTCTTTGGATATCTTTTGTTGGAATGCCTGTACCACCATGAAGAACTAACGGTACTCCTGTTAAATTCATGACTTCTTCCATACGATCAAAACCAAGGTTCGGTTCACCTTTGTAAGGTCCATGGACAGAGCCTAATGCAGGTGCAAAGCAGTCTACACCCGTTTCACGAACTAATTGATCACACTCGGCAGGAATCGCGTACATTGCTTCTGCATCATCTACAATAAGATCATCTTCTTGACCGCCGATGCGTCCAAGCTCAGCCTCTACAGATACACCATGAATGTGTGCAAGCTCAACTACTTTTTTCGTTAATGAAATATTTTCCTCTAACGGATGGTGAGACCCATCGATCATAACAGAAGTGAATCCTGCATGAATCGCTTTGGCACACATTTCAAAGCTTGAGCCATGGTCTAAATGAATAGCCACTGGCACAGTTACTTTGTACTCTTCCATTAAGGCTTCTACCATAGCAACGACTAATTTAAAACCACCCATATAACGGGCAGCGCCTTCAGAAACCCCAAGAATTACAGGTGATTTTTCTTCTTCTGCTGCTTGTAAAATCGCTTGTGTGAATTCAAGATTGTTTAAGTTAAATTGCCCTACAGCGTATTTTTCTTCTTTTGCTTTGTTAAGCATGTCTGTCATGGAAACTAAAGGCATAAATATTTTCCTCCTTGATCATCTGTTGTCAGCGCCCTGACCTATTCATTTCTCACTTTGTATCATACCAAAATAACCCCCAAAACAAAAGCGGAAGGCAACTGTTTATCAAGGACAAACAAAACTTAATAAGCAATGTACTCCTTTACCGTTTGGCGAATATCATCAATATCAAATGGTTTAGCAAAATGAGTCAAGGCACCCAGATTTTTTGCCTCTTGAATCATATCAAGCTCTCCATAAGCGGTCATAATAATGACCCGAATATCACTATTTTTTTGTTTCATCCTTTTCAAAATCTCTATTCCATCCATTCCGGGAATCTTCATATCTAATAAAACTAAGTCCGGCTTATGCTCATCCGCAATCTCTAGCGCCTGTACGCCATTTGCCGCTTGAAAGGTTTCATACCCTTCTTTTTGTAATACCTCATTTAATAAAATTCGAATTCCAAATTGATCATCAACAATCAATATTTTCTCGCTCATATTCATTCCCCCTACTATGTACGCATTTCTTATTTTGTATTTCTTTTCCTACCGTGAAAATTCCTGCTTTCCTCGCTAATTAATTTACAGTATCAGCCTATTTTGCCCCTCAAATGAAACAAATGTATAATAGTTAGCGAAAAGGAGGAATCATTGTGCTTAAAATGTTCTCTACTCAACTAAATGGACTACTCCAGCGAATTGCTGATAAAGAGGTCGACCAAATCGAAGATGGTGCTCGTTTACTTGCACAAGCAGCGATCGGTGACGGCACTATTTTTATAAAAGGATTGAATGAAATGAAGGCAGTAGAAGCGGAAGCGGTACTCGGAGCAGAGCCCCTCGTTCACGCCAAACCACTTTTATCGATCGATCATGTGTCAGAGATCGATCGTCTCCTTCTCGTTAGTCGCTTTGCTGATGACGAAGAGGCTTTGACAATTGCTAAAGAGTTGCAGGAGAAAAACATCCCGTTTATCGCCATTGCCGGTGCTACATCTACAGAGAATGAGTCATTAGAAAATGTAGCAGACATCTTTATCAATACAAAACTATTGAAAGGCTTGCTGCCGAATGAACAAGGCGAACGTACTGCCTTTCCATCTAGCATCGCCGCTCTTTACATTTACTTTTTATTAAAATTAACCATTGATGAAATCTTACTGGACAACGATTGAAGCTACCGTTTAATGACGGTAGCTTTTTTCATTTTGGGATACTAGTTGAAATCAGGCGGTCATGTCCCCTTTTCGAGCGTGTCCTGCCTATCATCAGTCACCATACCCTATCAATTAGGAGAAATCTCACGAAAAAAGCCGTTAAAACGCATAATCGCGTTTTAACGACTTTCATATCACCATTATTTTCCTTGTAATGTCGCTTCAATGAAGTCACGGAACAATGGCTGTGGACGAGTTGGTCTAGATGTGAATTCTGGATGGAATTGAGCTGCCACAAACCAAGGGTGGTCTTTCAACTCAATCACTTCTACTAGACGGCCATCTGGACTTGTACCTGAGAAGATGAATCCTTTTTTCTCCATTTGTTCACGGAATTCATTGTTGAATTCATAACGATGACGATGACGCTCATACACCACTTCATCATTGTAAGCATCAAACGCTTTTGTTCCTTTGTGAAGTTTACATGGATATAAACCTAGACGTAATGTACCCCCAAGGTCTTCTACATCTTTTTGTTCTGGTAAAAGATCGATGATTGGGTATTGAGTTGTCGGATCGATTTCTGAAGAATGTGCTCCTTCAAGGTTTAACACATTTCTTGCAAATTCAATCGAAGCTAGCTGCATACCTAAGCAAATCCCAAAGAATGGGACTTTATTTTCACGAGCGTATTGGATGGCTGCTAATTTTCCTTCGATACCACGATCGCCAAATCCACCAGGAACTAGAATACCGTCTGCATCCTTCAATTGATCGGCTACATTTTCCGCTGTTATTTCCGCAGAATTGACCCAATCGATCTCAATATCAGCATCAAATGTATAGCCTGCATGTTTTAATGATTCCGCAACAGAAATATACGCATCTTGAAGCTCAACATATTTACCAACAAGGGCAATTTTTGTTTTGCGTGACAAGTTACGTACCTTGTCAACAAGTGCTGTCCATTCTGTCATTTCTGCATCATGACATTGAATTTTTAAATGACGGCAAACTAAATCATCCATCTTTTGTTCTTGTAAAGATAATGGAACAGCATATAACGTATCTGCATCCAGTGCTTCAATCACTGCTTCTGGTGCAATATCACAGAAAAGAGCTAGCTTATCTTTCATATCTTGAGAAATCGGCATTTCTGTACGAACGACGATAATGTTTGGCTGAATACCAAGGCTGCGAAGCTCTTTCACACTGTGTTGCGTTGGCTTTGTCTTCATTTCGCCAGCCGCTTTTAAGTAAGGAATTAATGTACAGTGGATATACATTACATTGTCTGAACCGATATCACTCTTAATTTGACGGATCGCTTCAAGGAAAGGAAGTGATTCAATATCTCCTACCGTTCCACCAATTTCAGTGATAACTACGTCAGCATTTGTTTCTTTACCCGCACGCATTACACGTTCTTTAATTTCGTTCGTAATATGTGGAATTACTTGAACTGTTCCACCTAAATATTCGCCGCGACGCTCTTTACGAAGCACCGTGGAATAAATTTTTCCTGTTGTCACATTGCTGTACTTAGACAAGTTAATGTCGATGAAACGCTCATAGTGACCTAAGTCTAAATCCGTTTCTGCCCCATCATCTGTTACGAATACTTCCCCGTGTTGGTAAGGACTCATCGTTCCTGGATCGACGTTGATGTACGGATCAAATTTTTGAATCGTTACCTTTAATCCTCGATTTTTCAACAAACGGCCAAGGGATGCAGCTGTAATTCCTTTACCTAAGGAAGAAACTACTCCACCTGTCACAAAAATATATTTAGTCAACTGAAAATCCCCCTTCAATCTATTGTTCCCTATAATAAAAGTATTGAATAAACCAATTTTTTCAGGGCTTAAAACACAAAAACGCCCCGCCTACTTAAAAAGTAAAGGGAGCGTTATAAACATAAAACATATCTCTTAAAGAGCCCAAATAAAATACTACAATTTGGGCCAAGATAAGTCAAGAAAAGATTAAAAATCTTTATTTTCGATCATCGTCTTCGTCATCATCGAGATCATATTCATCTTCAGCAACTAACTCGTCTTCGAAGTCTTCTTCTTCGTCGTCTTCGTCATCATCTAAATCATTTAAATCATTGAGATCTTCGATTTCATCTTCGTCTTCTAAGTCGTCGATGTCGTCTTCATCAAACTCTAATTCTTCATCGGCTTCATCTAGATCTTCTATATCTTCATCTTCATCAAAGTTTTCTTCTTTTGCAGCCTTTTTCGTCTTTTTCTTTCTCGTTTTGACAGCTGGCGCTACTTCTTCTTCTAATTGGTCAACTGGGTACCATGCACGCAGTCCCCAACGATTCTCACCAAGTGTGATAAATCGACCATCAAAATTTAAGTCCGTGTAGAATTGGACCATACGCTGTCTTAGTTCTTCATCACTCAACTCTAAACATTGTTGAATTTGATTTAAAATTTCTTGAAATGTAATTGGTTGTTTACTTTCTTCAAGAATAATAAATGCCACTTCAATAAAGGACATCTCTCTTCGTTCTTCTTTAGACAATTGCTTTAAATTCACATCCGCACTTCCCTTCTCTATTTACACACCCTGCAAAAAGCGGTAGAGCCTCGCTCTAACCACTTTTATTTACATTCGTTTGGCAACGCACTATTGCTTTCGAACAATTTTTAGAGCAAAAAAGGCCATATTTTTCATTATAAACATAACCACTTTCAATATGCTATAAGTTTATGTTAAGATTCTTACTTTTTTTCTACATTTACTTGATACTTTCATTTAGCGAGTCTTTTTTAGGCTTCTTTAATTCCATAAAAGCTTTGTAGAATAAGAATAAGGAAAGGCAAATAAAAGGAATAGCACCTAGCTGTTTATTATATAACCATATGACTAGAAACGTACTGACACCTATGATGATATAACCTAATAATTGTTTCACCTTTTCACATCCCGTCATTGTCCTTATTCTCATTGTATACTCACAACTAGCATTTAATCCATCTTAATAATATTAAGAAATTGCAAAGGTTATATTTATTATCATTTATATCCAAAACAAATAAAAACCATAAGTAAAAAAGAACCGCAAAAGGAATAAGATGCATTCCTTTTGCGGTCCGTTCGCTCTACATATTTCTTCTATACTGGCCGCCCACTTCGTAGAGAGCTTTCGTAATTTGGCCAAGACTTGCTACTTGTACACAATTCATTAGCTCCGCAAAAATATTGCCGCCGCTAATCGCTGTTTCCTTTAACTGATTCAATGCCGCTGCTGTTTGATCTGTATGCTTTTGCTGGAAGTGGCGTAAATTCGTAATTTGCAGCTCTTTCTCCTCTATTGTTGCTCGGGCGATTTCCATATTATCGATATCCTCTTCAGATGGAGGATTCGGATTTAAGTACGTGTTCACACCGATAATTGGCAGTTCGCCTGTATGCTTGAGCATCTCGTAATGCATCGATTCTTCTTGAATTTTTCCGCGTTGATATTGCGTTTCCATAGCCCCAAGTACGCCGCCACGATCATTGATGCGCTCAAACTCTTGTAACACAGCCTCTTCGACTAAGTCCGTTAACTCTTCCACAATAAATGAACCTTGCAGCGGATTTTCATTTTTAGACAATCCATGTTCATTTGTAATAATTAATTGAATGGCCATTGCCCGACGAACAGATTCCTCTGTTGGTGTCGTGATCGCTTCATCATACGCATTAGTATGCAGCGAGTTACAGTTATCCTGTAAGGCCATCAATGCCTGTAAAGTAGTACGAATATCATTAAAGTCGATTTCCTGTGCATGCAGTGAACGACCTGACGTTTGTACATGATACTTTAATTTTTGTGAGCGTTCATTCGCGCCGTATTTCTCTCTCATTGTGACCGCCCAAATACGGCGTGCTACACGGCCAATAACCGTATACTCTGGATCCAATCCGTTTGAGAAGAAGAAAGATAAGTTAGGGGCAAAATCATCAATATCCATGCCGCGACTTAAGTAATATTCAACATACGTAAATCCATTCGCCAGCGTAAAGGCTAGCTGAGAAATAGGATTCGCTCCCGCTTCAGCAATATGATAACCGGAAATCGATACCGAGTAATAGTTACGCACCGCTTGATCAATGAAATATTGTTGAATATCCCCCATTAACCGCAAGGCAAATTCCGTAGAGAAAATACAAGTATTTTGTCCTTGGTCTTCTTTTAAAATATCCGCTTGTACCGTTCCACGTACTGTTTTCAACGTTTGCGAACGAATGTCAGCGAATTCCTCTACGGTCAGCACCCGACCAAGCTCTTCTTCCTTCACCTTCACTTGCTGATCGATCGCTGTGTTCATAAACATGGCCAAAATGATTGGTGCAGGCCCATTAATCGTCATTGATACAGATGTTGATGGATGACAAAGATCAAAGCCATGGTACAACTTTTTCATATCATCTAGCGTACAAACGTTGACGCCACTCTCACCAATTTTCCCGAAAATATCTGGGCGATGATCCGGATCTTCCCCATACAATGTCACCGAATCGAAAGCTGTACTTAGGCGCTTCGCCTCATCACCTTTTGACAAATAATGGAAGCGGCGATTCGTTCTTTCTGGCGGTCCTTCTCCCGCAAACTGCCGCTTCGGATCTTCTCCTTTTCGTTTAAACGGAAACACGCCTGCTGTATAAGGAAAAGAGCCTGGTACATTTTCGCGGTAAACCCAACGAAGAATTTCACCATAATCAGCATATTTCGGCAAAACTACTTTTGGAATAGGCAGCCCTGATAAGCTAGTCGTCGTCAATTCCGTCACGATTTCTTTATCGCGCACCTTTGTGATAAGCTTTTCACCTGCATATTTTTCTCGCAATTCCGCCCAGCCTCGAAGGATATTTTTTGACTCTGCCGTTAATTGATCTTCTAAGCCCGCTTTTAACGCTTCAAGCGAAGATAGAACTTCCCCATTCGTTTCTTTTGCTTGCACTTCTTCAATTGCGCCTTCAAGCTGGAACAGACGGCGTGCAACATTCATCTGTTCTTCAGACCGTTTATGATAGCCGCGCACCGCTTCAGTGATTTCACGTAAATAATAACGACGGTCATTTGGAATGATGACGTTTTGTTTCTCAACATTGGCTTTCTTGCTAAAAGAAGCCGCCCAATCCGTTCCTGTTTTTTCATTAATGGTCTCTACTAAAGCAGCAAATAAAGCATTCGTGCCTTGATCATTAAACTGGCTCGCGATCGTTCCATACACCGGCATTTCGTCTAGTGGCTGATCAAATAAGTTCCGGCTGCGCTGATACTGCTTTTGTACTTGCCGTTTCGCATCTTCGGAACCTTTTCTTTCAAATTTATTGATGACAATTAAATCAGCAAAATCGATCATATCGATTTTCTCAAGCTGAGACGGCGCTCCAAATTCGCTCGTCATCACATACATCGAAACATCAGAAATATCCGCGATCTCGGCATCCCCTTGACCGATTCCGCTCGTTTCCACAATGATTAAATCATATTGAGCCGCCTGCACCACTTGAATGGCATCTTTAATAGCAAGCGACAGCTCCGTGCGAGAATTCCTTGTCGCTAAGCTTCTCATAAATACTCGGTTGTTAAAAATCGCGTTCATTCGAATCCGGTCACCAAGCAATGCTCCACCCGTTTTTTGCTTTGTTGGATCAATGGATAAAACCGCTACTTTTTTATCTGGAATCTCGTTTAAAAATCGGCGAATCAACTCATCAGTGAGGGAGCTTTTCCCTGCGCCACCTGTACCCGTAATCCCGATGACAGGAGCTTTTGCCCCCATCGATTGAATGCGATTAAAGATCTCTTTTGCAGCTATTTTTTGCTCTTCATCCGCATCAATTTGATCTTCAGCAAGTGAAATTAACTTTGAAACAACTGGAACATTGCCATTTTGAAGCTGATCAAGCTCCTCTTTCACAGAGCTTGTTACAGTGGAATAGTCACATTCTTCAAGCATGCGATTAATCATGCCTTGCAAGCCATATTGACGGCCATCCTCTGGAGAAAAAATACGAGCAATCCCATAATCATGAAGCTCTTTGATTTCTTTAGGAATGATGACGCCGCCTCCGCCTCCATAAATGCGAATATGCGCACATCCTCTTTCCTCTAGCAAGTCGTAAATATATTTAAAATACTCAACATGGCCCCCTTGGTAAGAAGAGATCGCAATTCCCTGCACATCCTCTTGAATAGCAGCGTTTACAATCTCTTCAACGGAACGATTATGCCCTAGATGAATCACTTCCGCTCCACTCGATTGTAAAATCCGACGCATAATATTGATTGATGCATCATGACCATCAAAAAGGCTAGAGGCTGTCACAAAGCGAATATGATGCTTAGGTTTATATATCTCCACTGTTTGACCCATTTTTCTTCCCCCTTAGCTTTTCGTTTTGTATCCGTTAATCCCAGAAAAAAGCAAATCCAACTGCAACTCAATATAATCATCAATCGTAAATGATTTTCTTAAACTCCAGCGACGGAACCCCCACATTTGCCCTTGAACAAAAATATTTTGTGCAAGCATATGAATCGTTCGTTCATCCATATCCAATTCCTTTGTTTCCACACAACGACGAATTAATCTCTCAAACATGCTCACCATATCCATTTCCTTTTTCAATACATATGGTAGCGCATCCTTTGAAAGTGATTTCGCCTCTTGGTACATCACAAGCACTTCATCCTGCATCTCATCTACTACTTTAAAATAATAACCGACACCTAGCTTTAAGCTATCAAGCGTCCCCACCTCTAAATCGATTCTTTGCAGTCGATCTTTTACTTGGTCATAAATGCTATCACATACAAGATAAAGGACATCCTCTTTTGTTCGGATATATTCATATAAAGTACCGATGCTAAACCCCGATGCTTTCGCAATCTCTCTCGTTGTTGTCCGATGAAAGCCTTTTTGCTTAAAAAGATTGACCGCCCCTTTGATCATCTCGGCCCGCCTTTTTTGTATTAACTGTTCATCTTTGACAGATGCATGTACTTTTCGTTTATTTGCATCCATGTTTTATCAACCGCCTTTATTTGAACATACAGAAAGCAAGGAGGAAGAACAGACGAGAGGGTTAAATGCCCCTCCTCTGCTCTTGTCTTAGTATGAAACTTTTTGGTTCTTTGACTTTACGAAGCGCTTCTTTAACTTTCTGGCCAGTTCCGCGCTTTTCTTTTTGTCCAGTTACAACGGCTAGACTCTCGGACATAAGTCGTCACGTCTGTGTGGCAAAGAACGCCACTTCGACGGTCCACCTTATGTCTGCCGAGTCTAAACAGCCGTTTCCATTCTTCTTATTTAGTAACCATTCTTGAAATAACTAGACGCTGGATTTCTTGGGTACCTTCGTAGATTTGAGTGATTTTCGCGTCACGCATATAGCGCTCTACTGGGTAATCTTTTGTATAGCCGTAGCCGCCGAAGATTTGAACAGCTTCTGTTGTGACTTTCATCGCTGTGTCACCGGCCATTAATTTGGACATAGCTGATTCTTTTCCGTATGGCAATCCTTTAGATTCTAACCAAGCTGCTTGGTATGTTAATAAACGTGATGCTTCTACAGCTGTTGCCATATCGGCGATTTTGAAAGAGATCCCTTGGTTTGCCACAATTGGCTTACCAAATTGTTTACGCTCTTTCGCGTACTCAACGGAAGCATCTAATGCACCTTGGGCAATTCCTACTGCTTGAGCAGCAATCCCGTTACGGCCGCCATCTAGTGTCATCATCGCTACTTTAAAGCCGTCGCCTACCTCGCCTAAAATGTTCTCTTTCGGTACACGGCAGTCTTCAAAGATAATTTCAGTTGTTGGTGATGAACGAATGCCAAGTTTCTTTTCTTTTTTACCAACAGAAAAGCCTGGGAAGTCTTTTTCTACGATAAATGCTGTTGTACCGCGTTGTTTGGATTCTGGATCCGTTAAAGCAAACACGATATAAATGTCAGCAATGCCGCCATTCGTGATGAAAATTTTAGAACCGTTTAAAATGTATTCATCTCCTTCTACGCGAGCCGTTGTTTTCATACCGCCCGCATCGGAACCTGAACCTGGTTCTGTTA
Proteins encoded in this region:
- a CDS encoding UDP-N-acetylglucosamine 1-carboxyvinyltransferase, with translation MEKLKIVGGRPLKGTIKVDGAKNSAVALVPATILAESPVTIEGLPDISDIHMLKGLLEEIGGEVTFKDGEMQVDPTNMIAMPLPNGRVKKLRASYYLMGAMLGKFKKAVIGLPGGCHLGPRPIDQHIKGFEALGAEVTNEQGAIYLRAKELRGARIYLDVVSVGATINIMLAAVKAKGRTVIENAAKEPEIIDVATLLNNMGAKIKGAGTDIIRIDGVEHLNGCRHTIIPDRIEAGTFMILAAAAGDGIVIDNVIPLHLESLTAKLREMNVPIEMADDKIFVGKADQLKAVDIKTLVYPGFPTDLQQPFTSLLTKAEGSAIVTDTIYSARFKHVDELRRMNANMKVEGRSAVINGPVQLQGAKVKASDLRAGAALVIAGLMAEGITEVTGLEHIDRGYSRLVEKLSDIGAELWREELSEEELEQIKS
- the fsa gene encoding fructose-6-phosphate aldolase, which produces MKLFIDTANMEEIKEAHSWGILSGVTTNPSLVAKEDVPFHDRLREITDLVSDSVSAEVIALDAEGMVEEGRELAKIAPNITVKVPMTPEGLKAVAIFAKEGIKTNVTLIFSANQALLAARAGATYVSPFLGRLDDIGTNGLDLIEQIADIFTIHGIETEIIAASIRHPQHVTEAALRGAHISTIPFKVLQQMFKHPLTDKGIDAFLADWEQRKAK
- a CDS encoding class II fructose-bisphosphate aldolase, which codes for MPLVSMTDMLNKAKEEKYAVGQFNLNNLEFTQAILQAAEEEKSPVILGVSEGAARYMGGFKLVVAMVEALMEEYKVTVPVAIHLDHGSSFEMCAKAIHAGFTSVMIDGSHHPLEENISLTKKVVELAHIHGVSVEAELGRIGGQEDDLIVDDAEAMYAIPAECDQLVRETGVDCFAPALGSVHGPYKGEPNLGFDRMEEVMNLTGVPLVLHGGTGIPTKDIQRAISLGTAKINVNTENQIASAKTVREVLAEKPDLYDPRKYLGPARDTIKETVKGKMREFGSSGKA
- a CDS encoding response regulator — encoded protein: MSEKILIVDDQFGIRILLNEVLQKEGYETFQAANGVQALEIADEHKPDLVLLDMKIPGMDGIEILKRMKQKNSDIRVIIMTAYGELDMIQEAKNLGALTHFAKPFDIDDIRQTVKEYIAY
- a CDS encoding DUF2529 family protein codes for the protein MFSTQLNGLLQRIADKEVDQIEDGARLLAQAAIGDGTIFIKGLNEMKAVEAEAVLGAEPLVHAKPLLSIDHVSEIDRLLLVSRFADDEEALTIAKELQEKNIPFIAIAGATSTENESLENVADIFINTKLLKGLLPNEQGERTAFPSSIAALYIYFLLKLTIDEILLDND
- a CDS encoding CTP synthase: MTKYIFVTGGVVSSLGKGITAASLGRLLKNRGLKVTIQKFDPYINVDPGTMSPYQHGEVFVTDDGAETDLDLGHYERFIDINLSKYSNVTTGKIYSTVLRKERRGEYLGGTVQVIPHITNEIKERVMRAGKETNADVVITEIGGTVGDIESLPFLEAIRQIKSDIGSDNVMYIHCTLIPYLKAAGEMKTKPTQHSVKELRSLGIQPNIIVVRTEMPISQDMKDKLALFCDIAPEAVIEALDADTLYAVPLSLQEQKMDDLVCRHLKIQCHDAEMTEWTALVDKVRNLSRKTKIALVGKYVELQDAYISVAESLKHAGYTFDADIEIDWVNSAEITAENVADQLKDADGILVPGGFGDRGIEGKLAAIQYARENKVPFFGICLGMQLASIEFARNVLNLEGAHSSEIDPTTQYPIIDLLPEQKDVEDLGGTLRLGLYPCKLHKGTKAFDAYNDEVVYERHRHRYEFNNEFREQMEKKGFIFSGTSPDGRLVEVIELKDHPWFVAAQFHPEFTSRPTRPQPLFRDFIEATLQGK
- the rpoE gene encoding DNA-directed RNA polymerase subunit delta, with translation MNLKQLSKEERREMSFIEVAFIILEESKQPITFQEILNQIQQCLELSDEELRQRMVQFYTDLNFDGRFITLGENRWGLRAWYPVDQLEEEVAPAVKTRKKKTKKAAKEENFDEDEDIEDLDEADEELEFDEDDIDDLEDEDEIEDLNDLNDLDDDEDDEEEDFEDELVAEDEYDLDDDEDDDRK
- the icmF gene encoding fused isobutyryl-CoA mutase/GTPase IcmF, which gives rise to MGQTVEIYKPKHHIRFVTASSLFDGHDASINIMRRILQSSGAEVIHLGHNRSVEEIVNAAIQEDVQGIAISSYQGGHVEYFKYIYDLLEERGCAHIRIYGGGGGVIIPKEIKELHDYGIARIFSPEDGRQYGLQGMINRMLEECDYSTVTSSVKEELDQLQNGNVPVVSKLISLAEDQIDADEEQKIAAKEIFNRIQSMGAKAPVIGITGTGGAGKSSLTDELIRRFLNEIPDKKVAVLSIDPTKQKTGGALLGDRIRMNAIFNNRVFMRSLATRNSRTELSLAIKDAIQVVQAAQYDLIIVETSGIGQGDAEIADISDVSMYVMTSEFGAPSQLEKIDMIDFADLIVINKFERKGSEDAKRQVQKQYQRSRNLFDQPLDEMPVYGTIASQFNDQGTNALFAALVETINEKTGTDWAASFSKKANVEKQNVIIPNDRRYYLREITEAVRGYHKRSEEQMNVARRLFQLEGAIEEVQAKETNGEVLSSLEALKAGLEDQLTAESKNILRGWAELREKYAGEKLITKVRDKEIVTELTTTSLSGLPIPKVVLPKYADYGEILRWVYRENVPGSFPYTAGVFPFKRKGEDPKRQFAGEGPPERTNRRFHYLSKGDEAKRLSTAFDSVTLYGEDPDHRPDIFGKIGESGVNVCTLDDMKKLYHGFDLCHPSTSVSMTINGPAPIILAMFMNTAIDQQVKVKEEELGRVLTVEEFADIRSQTLKTVRGTVQADILKEDQGQNTCIFSTEFALRLMGDIQQYFIDQAVRNYYSVSISGYHIAEAGANPISQLAFTLANGFTYVEYYLSRGMDIDDFAPNLSFFFSNGLDPEYTVIGRVARRIWAVTMREKYGANERSQKLKYHVQTSGRSLHAQEIDFNDIRTTLQALMALQDNCNSLHTNAYDEAITTPTEESVRRAMAIQLIITNEHGLSKNENPLQGSFIVEELTDLVEEAVLQEFERINDRGGVLGAMETQYQRGKIQEESMHYEMLKHTGELPIIGVNTYLNPNPPSEEDIDNMEIARATIEEKELQITNLRHFQQKHTDQTAAALNQLKETAISGGNIFAELMNCVQVASLGQITKALYEVGGQYRRNM
- a CDS encoding TetR/AcrR family transcriptional regulator, with product MDANKRKVHASVKDEQLIQKRRAEMIKGAVNLFKQKGFHRTTTREIAKASGFSIGTLYEYIRTKEDVLYLVCDSIYDQVKDRLQRIDLEVGTLDSLKLGVGYYFKVVDEMQDEVLVMYQEAKSLSKDALPYVLKKEMDMVSMFERLIRRCVETKELDMDERTIHMLAQNIFVQGQMWGFRRWSLRKSFTIDDYIELQLDLLFSGINGYKTKS